From a region of the Myxococcus fulvus genome:
- a CDS encoding TonB family protein, translating to MAAAKNNGLTLRITGPDGSTVETVSEAESVIVGSGAQAAVKVQDPRVSNLHVMLKVDKDGSVTAIDLGSEGGTEVSGQKLVIPTALKPGDVLRVGGTRVEVLFGGSDEPERLAPAGAKVAGPRFQGSFQGSVTQRTPTPPPVNRTVPEVVTPPSAAGGNTRGGFVFTPPRPPPSANVGGLRTERVAPPGLNRVGPPPPPPMAREETRPTPRVDTPPVAAAPRRAVLPHLQEQLPPEAMPTAREKVLQVSMLWGDTLLQVQHFKDGVPVTIGEGKKNFFHVFAPTVGKRHELVVSRGDVLEVHAPQGTGVIVTERGNVKSKDTLRAAGLLTGTPEDKEQVFKLGLHDRVEVSFGTVAFVARYVKPSQAIAATSLAEADYTFFKIVSICLLAGAAVVAAMALTPRSEQAPANDIFESQQRVAKFLITPEKKLEQKKLQLSGVEEGAKAKDEEGKFGKEEAKQAEAAPSKPGTPVVDKTKKEKDRQVVGKVGLLGAFKGLKGGASDVFGPGGFGTGLNNALGGLKGGAAMGDAQGVGGLGSRGSGTGGGGTAMGIGGLGTKGEGRGAGGSGGIDLGGRGKSITKVIPGKTTVVGGLDKDVIAKVIRRHQNEIKYCYESELNKDPSLAGKVAVAFTIDPAGMVSDATVSESTLGNSRAEQCMISRIRRWKFPEPKGGGVVAVTYPWMFSPAGSEGEG from the coding sequence ATGGCGGCGGCGAAGAACAACGGCTTGACCCTTCGAATCACGGGGCCTGATGGCTCCACGGTGGAAACCGTATCGGAGGCGGAGAGCGTTATCGTGGGGTCGGGCGCCCAGGCGGCGGTGAAGGTTCAGGATCCGCGGGTCTCCAATCTCCACGTGATGCTCAAGGTGGACAAGGATGGTTCGGTAACGGCCATCGACCTCGGCAGCGAGGGCGGCACGGAGGTGAGCGGCCAGAAGCTGGTCATCCCCACCGCGCTCAAACCCGGGGATGTGCTGCGCGTGGGAGGCACGCGGGTGGAGGTCCTCTTCGGAGGCTCCGACGAACCCGAGCGTCTCGCACCCGCGGGCGCGAAGGTGGCGGGACCGCGCTTCCAGGGCTCGTTCCAGGGCTCTGTGACGCAGAGGACGCCCACTCCTCCGCCCGTGAACCGGACGGTGCCGGAGGTGGTGACACCTCCGTCGGCGGCGGGCGGCAACACGCGAGGCGGCTTCGTCTTCACGCCTCCGCGTCCTCCTCCCTCGGCGAATGTCGGCGGCCTGCGCACCGAGCGCGTGGCTCCGCCCGGCCTCAACCGCGTGGGACCTCCGCCTCCGCCGCCCATGGCGCGCGAGGAGACGCGGCCCACGCCCAGGGTGGACACGCCTCCCGTCGCGGCGGCCCCGCGCCGGGCGGTGCTGCCTCACCTGCAGGAGCAGCTCCCGCCCGAGGCCATGCCCACGGCGCGGGAGAAGGTGCTCCAGGTGTCCATGCTGTGGGGCGACACCCTGCTGCAGGTGCAGCACTTCAAGGACGGCGTCCCCGTCACCATCGGCGAGGGCAAGAAGAACTTCTTCCACGTCTTCGCGCCGACGGTGGGCAAGCGCCACGAGCTGGTCGTCAGCCGGGGTGACGTGCTGGAGGTGCACGCGCCGCAGGGCACGGGCGTCATCGTCACCGAGCGCGGCAACGTGAAGTCGAAGGACACGCTGCGCGCCGCGGGTCTGCTCACCGGCACGCCCGAGGACAAGGAGCAGGTCTTCAAGCTGGGCCTGCACGACCGCGTCGAGGTGTCGTTCGGCACGGTGGCCTTCGTCGCCCGGTACGTGAAGCCGTCGCAGGCCATCGCCGCCACCTCGTTGGCGGAGGCCGACTACACGTTCTTCAAGATCGTCAGCATCTGCCTGCTCGCGGGAGCGGCGGTGGTGGCGGCCATGGCGCTCACGCCTCGCTCGGAGCAGGCGCCGGCGAACGACATCTTCGAGTCCCAGCAGCGCGTGGCGAAGTTCCTCATCACCCCGGAGAAGAAGCTCGAGCAGAAGAAGCTCCAGCTGTCCGGTGTGGAGGAGGGCGCGAAGGCGAAGGACGAGGAGGGCAAGTTCGGCAAGGAGGAGGCCAAGCAGGCCGAGGCCGCGCCGTCCAAGCCCGGCACGCCCGTGGTGGACAAGACGAAGAAGGAGAAGGACCGCCAGGTGGTGGGCAAGGTCGGTCTGCTCGGCGCGTTCAAGGGCCTGAAGGGCGGGGCCTCGGACGTGTTCGGCCCCGGCGGCTTCGGCACCGGCCTCAACAACGCGCTGGGCGGCCTCAAGGGCGGCGCGGCGATGGGTGACGCCCAGGGCGTGGGTGGCCTGGGTTCGCGTGGCTCCGGCACCGGCGGTGGCGGCACGGCCATGGGCATCGGCGGCCTGGGCACCAAGGGTGAGGGACGCGGCGCGGGAGGCTCGGGCGGCATCGACCTGGGCGGCCGTGGCAAGTCCATCACCAAGGTCATCCCCGGCAAGACGACGGTGGTGGGCGGCCTGGACAAGGACGTCATCGCCAAGGTCATCCGGCGCCACCAGAATGAAATCAAGTACTGCTACGAGTCGGAGCTGAACAAGGACCCGAGCCTCGCGGGCAAGGTGGCGGTGGCCTTCACCATCGACCCGGCGGGCATGGTCTCCGACGCGACGGTCTCCGAGTCGACGCTGGGCAACTCCCGCGCCGAGCAGTGCATGATCTCCCGCATCCGTCGCTGGAAGTTCCCGGAGCCCAAGGGCGGCGGCGTGGTGGCGGTGACGTACCCGTGGATGTTCTCGCCGGCGGGTTCCGAGGGCGAAGGGTAG
- the typA gene encoding translational GTPase TypA, with translation MIPRENIRNVAIVAHVDHGKTTLVDHLLRQAGTFRSNEHVAERVMDSNDLEREKGITILAKNTAVSYKGMQINIIDTPGHADFGGEVERGLRLVDGVILLVDAAEGPLPQTRFVLSKALAMGLKTVLVINKIDRQDARAPEVLDQVYSLYIDLGADDKQLEMPVLYTIARQGQASTSLEVPGKTLEPLYDAIINHIPPPPASQETTPQLLVANLDYDDYVGRLAVGRVQAGRFTPNMPISVVREGGKVEPGKIVKLYGFSGLKRVEIQDAGPGEIVSIAGIEDVSIGDTFGDPEKPVALPRITVDEPTMMMIFKVNDGPLAGKEGKFVTSRNLRERLYREAYRNVAVRVEDTATPDAFRVVGRGELALAVIIENMRREGYELTASNPEPITKTIDGVLHEPMELVFCDVPETSVGVVTERMGTRKGRMTDMGQLGSGRTRLQFRIPARGLIGFRSEFLTITRGEGIMSSQFDGFEPWFGYIPKRQNGAMVSDRLGDTVPYALFSIQERGQLFVGAGTTVYEGMIIGEHSHPSELNVNCCREKKLTNIRAAGRDENVILVPPREMGLEKALEWIADDELVEVTPKSVRMRKKALAVGERYRAERDRKREERAAEAE, from the coding sequence ATGATTCCTCGCGAAAACATCCGTAACGTCGCCATCGTCGCCCACGTTGACCATGGCAAGACCACGCTCGTCGATCACCTGCTGCGGCAGGCGGGCACCTTCCGTAGCAACGAGCACGTCGCCGAACGGGTGATGGACTCCAACGACCTCGAGCGCGAGAAGGGCATCACCATCCTCGCGAAGAACACCGCGGTCTCCTACAAGGGGATGCAGATCAACATCATCGACACCCCGGGTCACGCCGACTTCGGTGGTGAGGTGGAGCGCGGTCTGCGCCTCGTCGATGGCGTCATCCTGCTGGTGGACGCCGCCGAAGGTCCCCTGCCCCAGACGCGCTTCGTGCTCAGCAAGGCGCTGGCGATGGGCCTGAAGACGGTGCTGGTCATCAACAAGATCGACCGTCAGGACGCCCGCGCCCCCGAGGTGCTGGACCAGGTCTACTCGCTCTACATCGACCTGGGCGCGGACGATAAGCAGCTCGAGATGCCCGTGCTGTACACGATTGCCCGTCAGGGCCAGGCGTCCACGAGCCTCGAGGTCCCCGGCAAGACGCTGGAGCCGCTGTACGACGCCATCATCAACCACATCCCGCCCCCGCCGGCCTCCCAGGAGACGACGCCGCAGCTGCTCGTGGCCAACCTGGACTACGACGACTATGTCGGCCGTCTCGCGGTGGGCCGCGTGCAGGCAGGTCGCTTCACGCCCAACATGCCCATCTCCGTCGTTCGCGAGGGGGGCAAGGTCGAGCCTGGCAAGATCGTCAAGCTGTACGGCTTCTCGGGCTTGAAGCGCGTCGAGATCCAGGACGCCGGCCCGGGTGAGATCGTCTCCATCGCGGGCATCGAGGACGTGTCCATCGGCGACACGTTCGGCGACCCGGAGAAGCCCGTGGCGCTGCCGCGCATCACCGTGGACGAGCCCACGATGATGATGATCTTCAAGGTCAACGACGGACCGCTGGCCGGCAAGGAAGGCAAGTTCGTCACGTCGCGCAACCTGCGCGAGCGCCTGTACCGCGAGGCCTACCGCAACGTGGCCGTGCGCGTGGAGGACACCGCGACGCCGGACGCGTTCCGCGTGGTGGGCCGCGGCGAGCTCGCGCTGGCCGTCATCATCGAGAACATGCGCCGCGAGGGCTACGAGCTGACGGCCTCCAACCCGGAGCCCATCACCAAGACCATCGACGGCGTGCTGCACGAGCCCATGGAGCTGGTGTTCTGCGACGTGCCGGAGACGAGCGTCGGCGTGGTGACCGAGCGCATGGGCACGCGCAAGGGCCGCATGACGGACATGGGGCAGCTGGGCTCGGGGCGCACCCGCCTCCAGTTCCGCATCCCCGCGCGTGGCCTCATCGGCTTCCGCTCGGAGTTCCTCACGATTACCCGTGGTGAGGGCATCATGAGCAGCCAGTTCGACGGCTTCGAGCCGTGGTTCGGCTACATCCCGAAGCGCCAGAACGGCGCCATGGTCTCCGACCGCCTGGGCGACACCGTTCCCTACGCGCTGTTCAGCATCCAGGAGCGCGGTCAGCTCTTCGTGGGCGCGGGCACCACCGTGTACGAGGGGATGATCATCGGCGAGCACTCGCACCCGTCCGAGCTGAACGTGAACTGCTGCCGCGAGAAGAAGCTCACCAACATCCGCGCCGCCGGCCGCGACGAGAACGTCATCCTCGTCCCGCCGCGCGAGATGGGGCTGGAGAAGGCCCTGGAGTGGATCGCCGACGACGAGCTGGTCGAGGTGACGCCCAAGTCCGTGCGCATGCGCAAGAAGGCGCTGGCCGTGGGCGAGCGCTACCGCGCCGAGCGCGACCGCAAGCGTGAGGAGCGCGCGGCCGAGGCCGAGTAG
- a CDS encoding tetratricopeptide repeat protein: MTRDAKNAFTPYTGMMPMKWFRSLVVGSLAFTAACATGPQTKPTTTSALPEKPTAAAPSATPEAAPAAPKETSTMAEQFAAAIKSYEAGDLDAARQGFEKVLVMSPQTLNAQFNLGVIAERQGRVDDARTAYEKVLLLDPAHTPSVVNLAGVYRAQDRGDDALALFEKALKTPGRAYDASLLNGLSATYRHLGKLDESEATARRVLERNKDHPGAYKNLAYVAYAREKYRQAELLVGTARKHAEKDPSLYNLLGMVYLKLDERSRALSQFQKAVSLDDRYAPAYVNLGALALSYRDYAGAEKAFTRATELEPDSAEARLSLAWALDGQKGKDPKKGIAAGETFEKVLANRADLPEAVCGAGWAYAADRTGWERAIGFLDRCKTLESTSEQDRQMITAKVTGLTNMLKAPPPEAATAGAEGDKKDEATGGGGNMLNTLPQDANAPDAPAEGAPADGAPVEGTDSVDATPPPADTTGSGAQAPASATGAQAPTGAEAQVPAGATPGADAVQQGTDAQAPAPVPAAPTQQDAQPAPAP; this comes from the coding sequence ATGACCCGCGACGCGAAGAACGCCTTCACGCCCTACACCGGAATGATGCCGATGAAATGGTTCCGCTCGCTCGTCGTCGGCTCGCTGGCCTTCACGGCCGCGTGCGCGACGGGCCCCCAGACGAAGCCCACCACCACCAGCGCGCTGCCGGAGAAGCCCACGGCCGCCGCGCCCTCGGCGACTCCGGAGGCGGCCCCCGCGGCGCCCAAGGAGACGTCCACCATGGCCGAGCAGTTCGCGGCGGCCATCAAGTCCTACGAAGCCGGTGACCTGGACGCCGCGCGCCAGGGCTTCGAGAAGGTGCTGGTGATGTCGCCGCAGACGCTCAACGCCCAGTTCAACCTGGGCGTCATCGCCGAGCGTCAGGGCCGCGTCGACGACGCGCGCACCGCCTACGAGAAGGTCCTGCTGTTGGACCCGGCGCACACGCCGTCCGTCGTCAACCTGGCCGGCGTGTACCGCGCGCAGGACCGGGGTGATGACGCGCTCGCGCTCTTCGAGAAGGCGCTGAAGACGCCGGGGCGCGCGTACGACGCGTCGCTGCTCAACGGGCTGTCCGCGACGTACCGGCACCTGGGCAAGCTGGACGAGTCCGAGGCCACCGCGCGCCGCGTGCTGGAGCGCAACAAGGACCATCCGGGCGCGTACAAGAACCTGGCGTACGTGGCCTACGCGCGGGAGAAGTACCGGCAGGCGGAGCTGCTCGTCGGCACCGCGCGCAAGCACGCGGAGAAGGACCCGTCGCTCTACAACCTGCTGGGCATGGTCTACCTGAAGCTGGATGAGCGCTCGCGCGCGCTGTCCCAGTTCCAGAAGGCCGTGTCGCTGGATGACCGGTATGCGCCGGCCTACGTGAACCTGGGCGCGCTGGCGCTCAGCTACCGCGACTACGCGGGCGCGGAGAAGGCCTTCACCCGCGCCACGGAGCTGGAGCCCGACTCCGCCGAGGCGCGCCTGTCGCTGGCGTGGGCGCTGGACGGCCAGAAGGGGAAGGACCCGAAGAAGGGCATCGCCGCGGGTGAGACCTTCGAGAAGGTGCTCGCCAACCGCGCGGACCTGCCCGAGGCCGTGTGCGGCGCGGGCTGGGCCTATGCCGCGGACCGCACGGGCTGGGAGCGCGCCATCGGCTTCCTGGACCGCTGCAAGACGCTGGAGTCCACGAGCGAACAGGACCGGCAGATGATCACCGCCAAGGTCACGGGCCTCACGAACATGCTCAAGGCCCCGCCGCCCGAGGCCGCGACGGCCGGCGCGGAGGGCGACAAGAAGGACGAGGCCACCGGCGGCGGGGGCAACATGCTCAACACCCTGCCGCAGGACGCGAACGCCCCGGACGCACCCGCGGAAGGTGCACCCGCCGATGGTGCGCCCGTCGAGGGCACCGACTCCGTGGACGCGACGCCGCCGCCCGCCGATACGACGGGCTCGGGCGCCCAGGCACCCGCGAGCGCGACGGGCGCCCAGGCACCCACGGGGGCGGAGGCCCAGGTGCCCGCGGGCGCGACGCCTGGCGCCGACGCCGTGCAGCAGGGGACGGACGCCCAGGCGCCCGCGCCCGTGCCGGCGGCTCCGACGCAGCAGGACGCGCAGCCCGCGCCTGCTCCGTAG
- the cglE gene encoding adventurous gliding motility protein CglE encodes MKKSQLVAALALLSSPALAATPPEGVEFQPRRGFYTDTNVGVFFTVGGENAYSNAQTYLQLGIGYDLTERISLGAHFGMGSSAQNCFAGYLPGTETCSLSDNFTMQFLDVSAAYHVPLMNRLYLTPKLVAGYTRMDPAPVDPDEGDPGRAVSSPNAGLGVGLEYATGMDHFTVGADLLARYVIGPNIMSFAIFPKVKYTF; translated from the coding sequence GTGAAGAAGTCCCAGCTCGTTGCCGCGCTCGCCTTGCTGTCGTCTCCGGCCCTCGCGGCCACGCCGCCGGAGGGCGTGGAGTTCCAGCCGCGCCGCGGCTTCTACACCGACACCAACGTCGGCGTGTTCTTCACCGTGGGCGGTGAGAACGCGTACTCGAACGCTCAGACGTACCTGCAGCTCGGCATCGGCTACGACCTGACGGAGCGCATCTCCCTGGGCGCGCACTTCGGCATGGGCTCGTCCGCGCAGAACTGCTTCGCGGGCTACCTGCCGGGCACGGAGACGTGCTCGCTGTCCGACAACTTCACCATGCAGTTCCTGGACGTCTCGGCCGCGTACCACGTGCCGCTGATGAACCGGCTGTACCTGACGCCCAAGCTCGTCGCGGGCTACACGCGCATGGACCCCGCGCCGGTGGACCCCGACGAGGGCGACCCGGGCCGCGCCGTCAGCTCGCCCAACGCGGGCCTGGGCGTGGGGCTGGAGTACGCCACCGGCATGGACCACTTCACCGTCGGCGCGGACCTGCTGGCGCGCTACGTCATCGGCCCCAACATCATGTCCTTCGCCATCTTCCCGAAGGTGAAGTACACGTTCTGA